The following DNA comes from Mucilaginibacter jinjuensis.
CAATCTGTTTCTCTGTTAAAAAGTAGGGATTTAATCCGCTGGATTTAAATTTTAATGGCTCCTGATCCGGGAGAGATAGTAACCAATCTGTTTTTGACGAACCGCTATCTGCAACTAAGATCATGAACCAAGTTCTTCCAGTATTTTATGGGTAAGGGGCTTGTGAATAAATTGTACCACGTACTTGTTCTCGGTAGAGCGCTTTACATCGGTGGGGTCGAGCGATGATGAAAGCATAAAAATTTTAATGCTGTCTTTGCCTTCAATCTCAATTTTTTCAAATTCAGTCAAAAACTCAAAACCATTCATTAACGGCATACGTAAATCCAGGAAAATTACATCCGGTTTTACAGAGCCATCCTTCAATGCGCTGATAGCTTCAGTGGCAGATTGACGTACAGCAATTTCTTCGGCAAAATTGCTACTCTCCAAAATCCGGCGGGTAACAAAATTGTCGATATAGTTATCGTCAATTAATAAACACTTTTTGTAGGTCACGGGCATTAAATTCAAAAATAGTTATTTTTAGTATTAATAATCTATTTTTATAAAACTTACTGTATGTTAACAGTCGCCGTAATTTGTTTTAATGTGATTTCAGCGATTTTAGACTGATATTGAGCCGAAAAAAACTTCGACTGGGCATCCAGATAATTACGCTGTGCTTCCCTGATCTCCAATGGTGTAATGTTCCCGATCTTGTATTTTTCTAACGAGATATCCAGGTTCCGTTTGGCAATCCGCACATTGCTTTCGCCCAACTTAATCAAATCCAACCCGGTTAAATAACTCACATACAACGTACTCACCTGCGAATTAATGCCCAATTTGGTTTGATCATAGTTAATCCCTGCATTATTCATTTGCAGTTTAGCATTGCGTTCCCTGCGCCACTGATTAAAGCCATCAAAAATATTGATGGTAGCCGTAAAGCCATAACTAATGCCATTACTTTGCTGCACCCGGGCGAAACCGGCAGGCGTATTGTTATTACTCACCGTGTAGCCCGTGTTAACAGCAACCTGCGGGTATCGGGTTGATTGTACCTGTTTTAAACTAATCTCAGCCAAACGCTGGTTAATCTGCGAAGCCAGGATGGCCGGGTTTTCGTTTTGCGCCTGGGTTAAAATATCGC
Coding sequences within:
- a CDS encoding response regulator, giving the protein MPVTYKKCLLIDDNYIDNFVTRRILESSNFAEEIAVRQSATEAISALKDGSVKPDVIFLDLRMPLMNGFEFLTEFEKIEIEGKDSIKIFMLSSSLDPTDVKRSTENKYVVQFIHKPLTHKILEELGS